One genomic segment of Musa acuminata AAA Group cultivar baxijiao chromosome BXJ3-3, Cavendish_Baxijiao_AAA, whole genome shotgun sequence includes these proteins:
- the LOC135583824 gene encoding uncharacterized protein LOC135583824 isoform X2, translating into MTCTGRWVVTYTKHLKQKRKTYHDGVIEISDPGNKVLLYDDSEKLIDSRFLKKDEVIGSGGTLTFEAHLVDIGNLEEKGPFKNLNSSRNDSKLSEKAQNLQQKENEKSMHHNKLEQKYLSGANSKSRVNKNEPDSLGAKETHDVTHSDPKEWNVLYTTQISQKAKKYHDGVLRLSLCGSHMNQIMLLSEDGSVLSSKYLKSVECIRAGSKCELPNHLVEICEPRIRCEEGLQKLPSKQLMRSSSSSNKKSTKDICNTHLEQAVGPCSSNSVKSMDSSRAQNNKPLRDACQILRTLKKPFPIEKNDPRNSPVAHVNASPSLDFVLPDAQCQSKDLNLQGGGNHKGDFSECASRTSLPGTPDIKSTSSEQVIHTEPKFKVDSLAITASVEGHNTSDHSSLSERSQGMSADKCCSNVQDSRELAGFMNGNLPVREPCPSDGKEDTADPFANFLKENNTSDSSISGAAMAL; encoded by the exons ATGACTTGCACAGGGAGATGGGTTGTTACATACACAAAGCACTTGAAGCAGAAGAGAAAAACCTATCACGATGGTGTAATAGAGATTAGTGATCCAGGAAACAAG GTTTTGTTGTATGATGATAGCGAAAAACTCATAGATAGTAGATTCTTGAAGAAAGATGAAGTAATTGGAAGTGGTGGAACTCTGACCTTTGAAGCTCATCTTGTTGACATTGGAAACCTCGAAGAAAAAGGGCCTTTCAAAAATCTAAATTCCAGTAGAAATGACTCAAAGTTAAGTGAAAAGGCTCAGAATCTGCAGCAGAAGG AGAATGAGAAAAGCATGCATCACAATAAACTGGAACAGAAATATCTAAGTGGGGCAAACAGCAAAAGCAGAG TGAACAAGAATGAACCTGATAGCCTGGGGGCAAAAGAAACTCATGATGTTACCCACAGTGATCCAAAAG AGTGGAATGTTTTGTACACCACTCAAATATCTCAAAAGGCAAAAAAGTATCATGATGGAGTATTGCGACTTTCATTATGTGGATCACATATGAATCAG ATTATGTTGCTGAGTGAAGATGGTTCAGTACTGAGTAGCAAGTACCTTAAATCTGTTGAATGTATTCGAGCTGGGAGCAAATGTGAGTTACCCAACCATCTCGTTGAAATTTGTGAGCCACGGATTCGATGTGAAG AAGGTCTCCAAAAGTTACCATCAAAGCagcttatgagatctagcagttcTAGCAACAAGAAGTCAACAA AGGACATTTGCAACACCCACTTGGAACAAGCAGTAGGTCCCTGCAGCTCCAATTCTGTCAAGTCCATGGATTCTAGCCGGGCACAAAATAACAAGCCATTACGTGATG CCTGCCAAATTCTTCGCACTCTTAAGAAGCCATTTCCTATTGAGAAAAATGATCCAAGAAACTCTCCGGTAGCACATGTCAATGCATCACCATCTCTTGATTTTGTTTTGCCGGATGCACAATGCCAGAGCAAGGATCTAAATTTGCAAGGGGGTGGCAATCACAAAGGTGACTTTAGTGAATGTGCTTCTCGAACTTCCTTGCCAGGAACTCCTGACATAAAATCGACTTCATCTGA GCAAGTAATACATACAGAACCCAAGTTCAAAGTGGATTCTCTGGCTATAACAGCCTCTGTGGAAGGACACAATACATCAGATCATAGCTCTTTGTCTGAACGCAGCCAGGGAATGTCGGCAGACAAATGCTGTTCTAATGTTCAAGACTCAAGAGAGCTTGCTGGTTTCATGAATGGAAATCTGCCTGTCAGAGAGCCTTGTCCGTCTGATGGAAAAGAAGATACTGCTGACCCTTTCGCTAATTTTCTGAAGGAAAATAACACTTCTGATAGCAGTATTTCTG GAGCTGCAATGGCACTTTAA
- the LOC135586486 gene encoding hexosyltransferase GAUT11-like: MRRRAAEFRRPARRRLSYWICLLLGVFVAAGFVLFVFQHHHQDRLEPPVRDKVPADKEIPHETQNLGQELLNTTSFARQLADQMTLAKAYVIIAKEHNNLRLAWELSSQVRNGQRLLSRAAVRGKRITLEEAHPIVSRLAHLIYKAQDSNYDISTMITTLKSHSLALEERANAATVQSAEFGKLAAEAMPKSLHCLNIKLTEEWFRNPSYRQLSEEGRNLPLLVDNNLYHLCIFSDNVLATSVVVNSTASNADYPQQLVFHVVTDSINYQAMTTWFLRNEFRGCTVEVLSIEDLVWLNASFSPMVKRIMSAETQASYFAGNSKDQSRETKLKDPNYASLLNHLRFYIPQIQPQLEKVVFLDDDVVVQKDLTPLFSVDLHGNVIGAVETCLEAFHRFYRYLNFSNPIISSKFDPQACGWAFGMNVFDLVAWKKANVTDKYHYWQEQNADRMLWKTGTLAPGLLAFYGLMEPLDRRWHILGLGYDSSVDDRLIESAAVVHFNGNMKPWHKLAISKYKHLWEQYVNLSDPIIKDCIMH; encoded by the exons ATGCGGCGGAGGGCGGCCGAGTTCCGGCGCCCGGCCAGAAGGCGGCTCTCCTACTGGATCTGCTTGCTCCTCGGCGTCTTTGTCGCCGCGGGGTTCGTCCTCTTCGTCTTTCAACACCATCATCAAGATCGGCTCGAGCCGCCCGTGAGG GACAAGGTTCCAGCTGATAAGGAAATCCCTCATGAAACACAAAACCTTGGCCAGGAACTGTTAAATACTACTTCCTTTGCCAGACAACTTGCTGACCAGATGACACTAGCCAAGGCATATGTAATCATAGCCAAGGAGCATAACAACCTTCGGCTTGCTTGGGAGCTCAGCTCGCAGGTAAGGAATGGTCAACGGTTGCTCTCTCGAGCAGCTGTCAGAGGTAAACGAATCACTCTAGAAGAAGCACATCCGATAGTCAGTCGACTAGCACATCTTATATATAAGGCCCAAGATTCCAATTATGATATCAGCACAATGATAACAACACTGAAGAGCCACTCCCTTGCTCTTGAGGAGCGTGCAAATGCAGCAACTGTGCAGAGTGCAGAGTTTGGTAAATTAGCTGCAGAAGCCATGCCCAAAAGTCTCcactgtttaaacataaaactcacAGAGGAGTGGTTTAGAAATCCATCTTATAGACAACTATCAGAAGAGGGAAGGAACTTGCCTCTACTTGTTGACAATAATCTATACCATTTGTGTATATTCTCTGATAATGTACTGGCAACTTCTGTTGTCGTGAATTCCACAGCCTCTAATGCTGATTATCCACAGCAGCTTGTGTTTCATGTGGTCACAGACAGTATCAATTACCAAGCTATGACTACTTGGTTTCTCAGGAACGAATTCAGAGGATGTACAGTCGAAGTTCTAAGCATCGAAGACCTAGTTTGGTTGAATGCATCTTTCTCTCCAATGGTCAAAAGAATAATGAGTGCTGAAACCCAGGCTTCTTACTTTGCTGGTAATTCAAAAGATCAGAGCAGGGAAACAAAGTTGAAGGACCCTAATTATGCTTCTTTGTTGAATCACTTGCGCTTCTACATCCCACAGATACAGCCACAGTTGGAAAAGGTGGtgtttcttgatgatgatgtggtGGTACAGAAGGATTTAACCCCTTTGTTCTCAGTGGATTTGCACGGGAATGTTATTGGAGCTGTGGAGACTTGTCTAGAAGCATTCCATAGGTTCTACAGGTATCTCAATTTCTCCAATCCAATCATTAGCTCAAAATTTGATCCACAAGCATGCGGATGGGCTTTTGGGATGAACGTCTTTGACCTCGTAGCATGGAAGAAGGCAAATGTTACTGACAAGTATCACTACTGGCAGGAGCAGAATGCTGACCGGATGCTCTGGAAGACAGGGACTCTTGCTCCTGGCCTTCTGGCATTCTATGGGCTGATGGAACCCCTTGATCGAAGATGGCACATACTCGGATTGGGTTATGACTCCAGTGTCGATGATAGGTTGATTGAGAGTGCGGCTGTGGTGCACTTCAATGGGAACATGAAGCCGTGGCATAAATTAGCTATAAGCAAGTATAAGCATTTATGGGAACAATACGTCAATTTATCTGATCCAATTATTAAAGATTGCATAATGCACTGA
- the LOC135632609 gene encoding agamous-like MADS-box protein MADS2 isoform X2: MGRGKVELKRIENKINRQVTFAKRRNGLLKKAYELSILCDAEVAAIVFSSRGRLFEFCSSSSMLKIIERYRRCSHHASESMVPTNDTPTCYQEYLKLKTHVGYLQHSQKNLLGEDLDTLNIKELDQLDDQIEMSLRLIRSTKTQVIIDQLTGLKREEQMLLESNKTLRRKLQEVDAENSIRLPSQIRASNCIDEPPQPEKFFEPLVCHPSLQIGLSQASTDPSGGGTMSLNVNGFDAAWI; the protein is encoded by the exons ATGGGGAGAGGGAAGGTGGAGCTGAAGAGAATAGAGAACAAGATCAACAGGCAGGTGACGTTCGCGAAGCGGAGGAACGGCCTGCTCAAGAAGGCCTACGAGCTGTCCATCCTCTGCGACGCCGAGGTGGCGGCCATCGTCTTCTCCAGCCGCGGCAGGCTTTTCGAGTTCTGCAGCAGCTCCAG CATGCTCAAAATAATCGAAAGGTACCGGAGGTGCAGCCACCATgcatcagaatccatggttccaaCAAATGATACACCG ACTTGTTATCAGGAATACTTGAAGCTGAAAACGCATGTCGGGTATCTGCAACATTCTCAGAA GAACCTCCTTGGTGAAGATTTAGATACCCTAAACATTAAGGAGCTTGATCAACTTGACGATCAAATAGAGATGTCTCTAAGGCTCATCAGATCAACAAAG ACCCAAGTAATTATCGACCAATTAACGGGtcttaaacgtgag GAACAAATGTTGCTGGAATCTAATAAAACCTTAAGAAGGAAG TTGCAAGAAGTTGATGCAGAGAATTCGATCCGACTTCCGTCGCAGATTCGTGCCAGTAACTGTATCGATGAGCCTCCTCAGCCAGAAAAGTTCTTTGAGCCTCTGGTGTGCCACCCTTCACTGCAAATTGG ATTAAGTCAAGCTTCTACTGATCCATCTGGTGGAGGAACCATGTCGTTGAATGTCAATGGTTTCGATGCAGCATGGATCTGA
- the LOC135632695 gene encoding uncharacterized protein LOC135632695, with protein MALGSHCSLVLPFFCIFVCYAAAAHGVRKQLPYALVVGTVDCDTCFHRELSKPTHFISVECGDGANKLSYRTVATTNRRGVFRVRLPPRISKHLHLIQACSVKLMKSEEPFCAVASSATTAGLRLKSWSHGVHVYSAGFFKFKPLDQPELCHRNPALRDRKIDQPALSFPLPTINLPSSPPGAGGVPLPTNPLFQPPSLLPPNPLQTPPTVLPQFPLQPPSPSFSYPPLPFLTPPPPPALPFPATPFLPLPRFPGLPLAFSSKKASP; from the exons ATGGCTTTAGGATCGCACTGCTCACTTGTTCTCCCGTTCTTCTGCATCTTCGTTTGCTACGCTGCTGCTGCTCATGGTGTGAGGAAGCAGCTCCCATATGCACTGGTGGTTGGAACTGTCGACTGCGATACTTGCTTTCACCGAGAACTGTCGAAGCCCACCCATTTCATCTCAG TCGAGTGCGGAGACGGTGCGAACAAGCTCAGCTACAGGACGGTGGCGACGACGAACCGGCGGGGAGTGTTTCGAGTCCGGCTGCCACCGAGGATAAGCAAGCACCTCCACCTGATCCAAGCTTGTTCGGTAAAGCTGATGAAGAGCGAAGAGCCATTCTGCGCGGTAGCGTCCTCTGCGACGACCGCCGGCCTCCGCCTCAAGTCGTGGAGCCACGGCGTTCACGTCTATTCCGCTGGCTTCTTCAAATTCAAGCCCCTCGACCAGCCGGAGCTGTGCCACCGGAACCCGGCGCTCCGAGATCGGAAGATAGACCAACCTGCTCTCTCCTTTCCACTTCCGACTATCAACTTACCATCGTCGCCGCCTGGTGCCGGCGGGGTTCCGCTGCCAACGAACCCATTGTTTCAGCCGCCATCCCTGCTGCCGCCGAACCCACTTCAAACGCCACCGACAGTCCTGCCGCAGTTCCCTCTCCAGCCACCGTCGCCATCGTTCAGCTATCCTCCACTTCCATTTCTcacaccaccgccaccgccagcTTTGCCCTTCCCTGCGACCCCATTCCTTCCATTACCCCGGTTCCCTGGACTCCCACTCGCCTTCTCTTCAAAGAAGGCCTCCCCATGA
- the LOC135632609 gene encoding agamous-like MADS-box protein MADS2 isoform X1, translating into MGRGKVELKRIENKINRQVTFAKRRNGLLKKAYELSILCDAEVAAIVFSSRGRLFEFCSSSSMLKIIERYRRCSHHASESMVPTNDTPQTCYQEYLKLKTHVGYLQHSQKNLLGEDLDTLNIKELDQLDDQIEMSLRLIRSTKTQVIIDQLTGLKREEQMLLESNKTLRRKLQEVDAENSIRLPSQIRASNCIDEPPQPEKFFEPLVCHPSLQIGLSQASTDPSGGGTMSLNVNGFDAAWI; encoded by the exons ATGGGGAGAGGGAAGGTGGAGCTGAAGAGAATAGAGAACAAGATCAACAGGCAGGTGACGTTCGCGAAGCGGAGGAACGGCCTGCTCAAGAAGGCCTACGAGCTGTCCATCCTCTGCGACGCCGAGGTGGCGGCCATCGTCTTCTCCAGCCGCGGCAGGCTTTTCGAGTTCTGCAGCAGCTCCAG CATGCTCAAAATAATCGAAAGGTACCGGAGGTGCAGCCACCATgcatcagaatccatggttccaaCAAATGATACACCG CAGACTTGTTATCAGGAATACTTGAAGCTGAAAACGCATGTCGGGTATCTGCAACATTCTCAGAA GAACCTCCTTGGTGAAGATTTAGATACCCTAAACATTAAGGAGCTTGATCAACTTGACGATCAAATAGAGATGTCTCTAAGGCTCATCAGATCAACAAAG ACCCAAGTAATTATCGACCAATTAACGGGtcttaaacgtgag GAACAAATGTTGCTGGAATCTAATAAAACCTTAAGAAGGAAG TTGCAAGAAGTTGATGCAGAGAATTCGATCCGACTTCCGTCGCAGATTCGTGCCAGTAACTGTATCGATGAGCCTCCTCAGCCAGAAAAGTTCTTTGAGCCTCTGGTGTGCCACCCTTCACTGCAAATTGG ATTAAGTCAAGCTTCTACTGATCCATCTGGTGGAGGAACCATGTCGTTGAATGTCAATGGTTTCGATGCAGCATGGATCTGA
- the LOC135633283 gene encoding uncharacterized protein LOC135633283, with protein sequence MGRTSTRLTGFCLSSVATRVKLPSPPLIKPKPLYREKLMLGGAKEATEGGRRIMVVVDRSPEAKAALQWALSHSVRSDDTVVLVQTVRLQRERDPKGLELLHAMTSICRANKPEVQVEMAVVEGEERGPAILEEARKQGASLLVMGQKHSSMAWRLITAWAGNKAGGGDTVDYCVRNAACMAAAVRRKSCRGGGYLITTKRHKDFWLLA encoded by the exons ATGGGGAGGACCAGCACGAGACTAACGGGATTCTGCTTGAGCAGTGTCGCCACTCGCGTCAAGCTCCCGTCCCCGCCGCTGATCAAACCGAAGCCTCTCTACCGTGAGAAGCTGATGTTGGGTGGAGCTAAGGAAGCGACGGAGGGCGGTCGGAGGATCATGGTCGTCGTCGACCGGAGCCCCGAGGCCAAGGCTGCTCTGCAATGGGCGCTGTCGCACTCGGTCCGTAGCGACGACACCGTCGTCCTGGTTCAGACCGTGAG ATTGCAGAGGGAGAGAGATCCAAAAGGCTTGGAGCTCCTGCATGCCATGACGAGCATTTGCCGAGCGAACAAACCTGAG GTGCAGGTTGAGATGGCGGTGGTGGAAGGGGAAGAACGAGGGCCGGCGATCCTGGAAGAGGCGAGGAAGCAGGGCGCCTCCCTGCTCGTCATGGGGCAGAAGCACAGCTCCATGGCGTGGCGATTGATCACGGCGTGGGCAGGCAACAAGGCCGGCGGAGGCGACACCGTCGACTACTGCGTTCGGAACGCCGCGTGCATGGCTGCCGCCGTGAGGAGGAAGAGCTGCAGAGGCGGCGGCTACTTGATCACCACCAAGCGGCACAAGGACTTCTGGCTCTTAGCTTAA
- the LOC135632609 gene encoding agamous-like MADS-box protein MADS2 isoform X3 produces the protein MGRGKVELKRIENKINRQVTFAKRRNGLLKKAYELSILCDAEVAAIVFSSRGRLFEFCSSSSMLKIIERYRRCSHHASESMVPTNDTPQTCYQEYLKLKTHVGYLQHSQKNLLGEDLDTLNIKELDQLDDQIEMSLRLIRSTKTQVIIDQLTGLKREEQMLLESNKTLRRKLQEVDAENSIRLPSQIRASNCIDEPPQPEKFFEPLVCHPSLQIG, from the exons ATGGGGAGAGGGAAGGTGGAGCTGAAGAGAATAGAGAACAAGATCAACAGGCAGGTGACGTTCGCGAAGCGGAGGAACGGCCTGCTCAAGAAGGCCTACGAGCTGTCCATCCTCTGCGACGCCGAGGTGGCGGCCATCGTCTTCTCCAGCCGCGGCAGGCTTTTCGAGTTCTGCAGCAGCTCCAG CATGCTCAAAATAATCGAAAGGTACCGGAGGTGCAGCCACCATgcatcagaatccatggttccaaCAAATGATACACCG CAGACTTGTTATCAGGAATACTTGAAGCTGAAAACGCATGTCGGGTATCTGCAACATTCTCAGAA GAACCTCCTTGGTGAAGATTTAGATACCCTAAACATTAAGGAGCTTGATCAACTTGACGATCAAATAGAGATGTCTCTAAGGCTCATCAGATCAACAAAG ACCCAAGTAATTATCGACCAATTAACGGGtcttaaacgtgag GAACAAATGTTGCTGGAATCTAATAAAACCTTAAGAAGGAAG TTGCAAGAAGTTGATGCAGAGAATTCGATCCGACTTCCGTCGCAGATTCGTGCCAGTAACTGTATCGATGAGCCTCCTCAGCCAGAAAAGTTCTTTGAGCCTCTGGTGTGCCACCCTTCACTGCAAATTGGGTAA
- the LOC135583824 gene encoding uncharacterized protein LOC135583824 isoform X1, with protein MTCTGRWVVTYTKHLKQKRKTYHDGVIEISDPGNKVLLYDDSEKLIDSRFLKKDEVIGSGGTLTFEAHLVDIGNLEEKGPFKNLNSSRNDSKLSEKAQNLQQKENEKSMHHNKLEQKYLSGANSKSRVNKNEPDSLGAKETHDVTHSDPKEWNVLYTTQISQKAKKYHDGVLRLSLCGSHMNQIMLLSEDGSVLSSKYLKSVECIRAGSKCELPNHLVEICEPRIRCEEGLQKLPSKQLMRSSSSSNKKSTKDICNTHLEQAVGPCSSNSVKSMDSSRAQNNKPLRDACQILRTLKKPFPIEKNDPRNSPVAHVNASPSLDFVLPDAQCQSKDLNLQGGGNHKGDFSECASRTSLPGTPDIKSTSSEQVIHTEPKFKVDSLAITASVEGHNTSDHSSLSERSQGMSADKCCSNVQDSRELAGFMNGNLPVREPCPSDGKEDTADPFANFLKENNTSDSSISGRSCNGTLNANEGKDEVTHPISSKDNEHEGKCRMVEISDASAATHMIHENFDCQNSLNESLIEDDVPTFDLGFY; from the exons ATGACTTGCACAGGGAGATGGGTTGTTACATACACAAAGCACTTGAAGCAGAAGAGAAAAACCTATCACGATGGTGTAATAGAGATTAGTGATCCAGGAAACAAG GTTTTGTTGTATGATGATAGCGAAAAACTCATAGATAGTAGATTCTTGAAGAAAGATGAAGTAATTGGAAGTGGTGGAACTCTGACCTTTGAAGCTCATCTTGTTGACATTGGAAACCTCGAAGAAAAAGGGCCTTTCAAAAATCTAAATTCCAGTAGAAATGACTCAAAGTTAAGTGAAAAGGCTCAGAATCTGCAGCAGAAGG AGAATGAGAAAAGCATGCATCACAATAAACTGGAACAGAAATATCTAAGTGGGGCAAACAGCAAAAGCAGAG TGAACAAGAATGAACCTGATAGCCTGGGGGCAAAAGAAACTCATGATGTTACCCACAGTGATCCAAAAG AGTGGAATGTTTTGTACACCACTCAAATATCTCAAAAGGCAAAAAAGTATCATGATGGAGTATTGCGACTTTCATTATGTGGATCACATATGAATCAG ATTATGTTGCTGAGTGAAGATGGTTCAGTACTGAGTAGCAAGTACCTTAAATCTGTTGAATGTATTCGAGCTGGGAGCAAATGTGAGTTACCCAACCATCTCGTTGAAATTTGTGAGCCACGGATTCGATGTGAAG AAGGTCTCCAAAAGTTACCATCAAAGCagcttatgagatctagcagttcTAGCAACAAGAAGTCAACAA AGGACATTTGCAACACCCACTTGGAACAAGCAGTAGGTCCCTGCAGCTCCAATTCTGTCAAGTCCATGGATTCTAGCCGGGCACAAAATAACAAGCCATTACGTGATG CCTGCCAAATTCTTCGCACTCTTAAGAAGCCATTTCCTATTGAGAAAAATGATCCAAGAAACTCTCCGGTAGCACATGTCAATGCATCACCATCTCTTGATTTTGTTTTGCCGGATGCACAATGCCAGAGCAAGGATCTAAATTTGCAAGGGGGTGGCAATCACAAAGGTGACTTTAGTGAATGTGCTTCTCGAACTTCCTTGCCAGGAACTCCTGACATAAAATCGACTTCATCTGA GCAAGTAATACATACAGAACCCAAGTTCAAAGTGGATTCTCTGGCTATAACAGCCTCTGTGGAAGGACACAATACATCAGATCATAGCTCTTTGTCTGAACGCAGCCAGGGAATGTCGGCAGACAAATGCTGTTCTAATGTTCAAGACTCAAGAGAGCTTGCTGGTTTCATGAATGGAAATCTGCCTGTCAGAGAGCCTTGTCCGTCTGATGGAAAAGAAGATACTGCTGACCCTTTCGCTAATTTTCTGAAGGAAAATAACACTTCTGATAGCAGTATTTCTG GAAGGAGCTGCAATGGCACTTTAAATGCCAATGAAGGGAAAGATGAAGTCACTCACCCG ATATCATCAAAGGACAATGAACATGAAGGGAAGTGCAGGATGGTTGAAATTTCGGATGCATCTGCTGCTACCCACATGATACATGAGAATTTTGACTGCCAGAACTCATTAAACGAGAGCCTTATCGAAGATGATGTCCCAACATTTGATTTGGGCTTCTATTAA